In one window of Streptomyces roseofulvus DNA:
- a CDS encoding DEAD/DEAH box helicase, with translation MTLPVALTGTDVIGQAKTGTGKTLGFGLPILERVTVPADVEAGRAKPEQLTEAPQALVVVPTRELCQQVTNDLLTAGKVRNVRVLAIYGGRAYEPQVEALQKGVDVVVGTPGRLLDLAGQRKLDLSHVKTLVLDEADEMLDLGFLPDVEKIINMLPATRQTMLFSATMPGAVIGLARRYMSRPTHIRATSPDNEGATHANITQHVYRAHNMDKPEMVARILQARGRGLAMIFCRTKRTAADIAEQLQRRGFASGAVHGDLGQGAREQALRAFRNGKVDVLVCTDVAARGIDVDGVTHVINYQTPEDEKTYLHRTGRTGRAGNTGTAITLVDWDDIPRWQLINKALELDFADPVETYSSSPHLYTDLDIPEGTKGILPRSERTRAGLDAEELEDLGEPGGRRGRGGRAEAPAAEERPARTRTPRQRRRTRGGADAEAPQATAAPETAESPEAVDGPRRPRRRRTRGTGPVGGGIPVAGATPVTPAPAEEPAQAAAPAEAPAAPAEESAPRRRRRGGRTETETAAVETVEAPVAEAPAEESAPRRRRRGGRTETVAAAPVAPAAAPAPTFAPRKRRVRPRAEETVTFQTVESAAAELAAARKQSAPVPAQSAEQRPVRTAPAQAAPVQAAPVQAVPADAPAAAVPAQAVAAPPRGRRRVTRPATTSAPVVEAAAPVVVEAPAAPVVEESAPRPRRRAVRKASSPVTATAAAEAVVVIPAPVAEAPVEEAPKAPRKRTAAKKTAAAVTEAPATEEAPKAPRKRTTAKKTAEATTEAPATEEAPKAPRKRAATKKTAAAVTEAPATEEAPKAPRKRTTAKKTAEATTEAPATEEAPKAPRKRAAAKKTAAAVAPDASEPQKATTTRRRTVKKAAEAPAEEAPKAPRKRVAKKAAPAQPEA, from the coding sequence ATGACCCTTCCGGTCGCCCTCACCGGCACCGACGTCATCGGCCAGGCCAAGACCGGCACCGGCAAGACCCTCGGCTTCGGTCTGCCGATCCTGGAGCGCGTCACCGTCCCCGCCGACGTCGAGGCCGGCCGCGCGAAGCCCGAGCAGCTGACCGAGGCCCCGCAGGCCCTCGTCGTCGTGCCGACCCGCGAGCTGTGCCAGCAGGTCACCAACGACCTCCTCACCGCCGGCAAGGTGCGCAACGTGCGCGTCCTCGCCATCTACGGCGGCCGGGCCTACGAGCCCCAGGTCGAGGCGCTCCAGAAGGGCGTCGACGTCGTCGTCGGCACCCCCGGCCGTCTGCTCGACCTGGCCGGCCAGCGCAAGCTCGACCTGTCGCACGTCAAGACCCTCGTCCTCGACGAGGCCGACGAGATGCTCGACCTGGGCTTCCTGCCCGACGTCGAGAAGATCATCAACATGCTTCCGGCGACCCGCCAGACCATGCTCTTCTCGGCCACCATGCCGGGCGCGGTCATCGGCCTGGCCCGCCGCTACATGTCGCGGCCCACGCACATCCGCGCCACCTCGCCGGACAACGAGGGCGCGACGCACGCCAACATCACGCAGCACGTCTACCGCGCGCACAACATGGACAAGCCGGAGATGGTCGCGCGCATCCTCCAGGCCCGCGGCCGCGGACTCGCGATGATCTTCTGCCGTACGAAGCGCACGGCCGCCGACATCGCCGAGCAGCTCCAGCGGCGCGGTTTCGCCTCCGGCGCGGTCCACGGCGACCTCGGCCAGGGCGCCCGCGAGCAGGCGCTGCGCGCCTTCCGCAACGGCAAGGTGGACGTCCTCGTCTGCACCGACGTCGCCGCGCGCGGCATCGACGTCGACGGCGTCACCCACGTCATCAACTACCAGACCCCCGAGGACGAGAAGACGTACCTGCACCGCACCGGCCGCACCGGCCGCGCGGGCAACACCGGTACGGCGATCACCCTCGTCGACTGGGACGACATCCCGCGCTGGCAGCTGATCAACAAGGCGCTGGAACTGGACTTCGCCGACCCGGTGGAGACGTACTCCAGCTCCCCGCACCTCTACACCGACCTCGACATCCCCGAGGGCACCAAGGGCATCCTGCCGCGCTCCGAGCGGACCCGCGCGGGTCTCGACGCGGAGGAGCTGGAGGACCTGGGCGAGCCCGGCGGCCGTCGTGGCCGTGGCGGCCGCGCCGAGGCCCCGGCCGCCGAGGAGCGCCCGGCCCGGACGCGCACCCCGCGCCAGCGCCGCCGCACCCGTGGCGGGGCCGACGCCGAGGCACCGCAGGCGACCGCCGCGCCGGAGACCGCCGAGTCCCCGGAGGCCGTGGACGGCCCTCGTCGTCCGCGCCGCCGCCGCACCCGCGGCACCGGGCCGGTCGGCGGCGGCATCCCGGTCGCCGGCGCCACCCCGGTGACCCCGGCCCCCGCCGAGGAGCCCGCGCAGGCCGCCGCGCCCGCCGAGGCCCCGGCCGCTCCGGCCGAGGAGTCGGCCCCGCGCCGTCGCCGCCGTGGCGGCCGTACGGAGACCGAGACCGCCGCCGTCGAGACGGTCGAGGCCCCGGTCGCCGAGGCCCCGGCCGAGGAGTCGGCCCCGCGCCGTCGCCGTCGCGGTGGGCGTACGGAGACCGTCGCCGCCGCGCCCGTCGCCCCGGCCGCCGCCCCCGCTCCGACGTTCGCGCCGCGCAAGCGGCGGGTCCGGCCGCGCGCCGAGGAGACGGTGACCTTCCAGACGGTCGAGTCCGCCGCCGCCGAGCTGGCCGCCGCGCGCAAGCAGTCCGCCCCGGTGCCCGCCCAGTCGGCGGAGCAGCGCCCGGTCCGGACCGCTCCGGCGCAGGCCGCCCCGGTCCAGGCCGCCCCGGTCCAGGCCGTCCCGGCTGATGCTCCGGCCGCCGCCGTCCCGGCTCAGGCCGTGGCCGCGCCGCCGCGTGGCCGGCGCCGGGTGACCCGCCCGGCGACGACCTCGGCCCCCGTGGTCGAGGCCGCCGCCCCGGTCGTCGTCGAGGCCCCCGCGGCCCCGGTCGTCGAGGAGTCGGCCCCGCGTCCGCGCCGCCGTGCGGTCCGCAAGGCGTCCAGCCCGGTGACGGCCACCGCCGCCGCCGAGGCCGTCGTGGTCATCCCGGCCCCCGTCGCCGAGGCTCCGGTCGAGGAGGCCCCGAAGGCGCCGCGCAAGCGGACCGCCGCGAAGAAGACGGCCGCCGCCGTCACGGAGGCGCCCGCCACCGAGGAGGCCCCCAAGGCCCCCCGCAAGCGGACCACCGCCAAGAAGACCGCCGAGGCCACCACCGAGGCGCCCGCCACCGAGGAAGCCCCCAAGGCCCCCCGCAAGCGCGCCGCCACGAAGAAGACGGCCGCCGCCGTCACGGAGGCGCCCGCCACCGAGGAGGCCCCCAAGGCCCCCCGCAAGCGGACCACCGCCAAGAAGACCGCCGAGGCCACCACCGAGGCGCCCGCCACCGAGGAGGCCCCCAAGGCTCCCCGCAAGCGCGCCGCCGCGAAGAAGACGGCCGCCGCCGTGGCGCCGGACGCGTCGGAGCCGCAGAAGGCGACGACGACCCGTCGGCGCACGGTGAAGAAGGCCGCCGAGGCCCCGGCCGAGGAGGCCCCGAAGGCCCCGCGCAAGCGGGTCGCCAAGAAGGCCGCCCCGGCCCAGCCGGAGGCGTAG
- a CDS encoding ferritin-like fold-containing protein yields the protein METPDNATPTGETEPADTPTGIAAEDWATASAEPQYRAAVIDLLGALAYGELAAFERLAEDAKLAPSLEDKAELAKMASAEFHHFERLRDRLAAVDAEPTAAMEPFAKALDDFHRQTAPSDWLEGLVKAYVGDSIASDFYREVAARLDSDTRALVLAVLDDTGHGNFAVEKVRAAIDADPRVGGRLALWARRLMGEALSQAQRVVAERDALSTMLVGGVADGFDLAEVGRMFSRITEAHTKRMAALGLAA from the coding sequence ATGGAGACGCCTGACAACGCCACGCCCACGGGTGAGACCGAGCCCGCCGACACGCCCACCGGCATCGCCGCCGAGGACTGGGCCACGGCTTCCGCCGAGCCGCAGTACCGCGCCGCGGTGATCGACCTGCTCGGTGCCCTCGCCTACGGCGAGCTGGCGGCCTTCGAGCGGCTCGCCGAGGACGCCAAGCTCGCGCCGTCCCTGGAGGACAAGGCGGAGCTGGCGAAGATGGCCTCCGCCGAGTTCCACCACTTCGAGCGGCTGCGGGACCGGCTGGCCGCCGTGGACGCGGAGCCGACCGCGGCGATGGAGCCCTTCGCGAAGGCGCTGGACGACTTCCACCGCCAGACCGCCCCGTCGGACTGGCTGGAGGGCCTGGTCAAGGCGTACGTGGGCGACTCGATCGCCAGCGACTTCTACCGCGAGGTCGCGGCCCGCCTCGACTCGGACACCCGCGCCCTGGTGCTCGCGGTGCTCGACGACACCGGGCACGGCAACTTCGCCGTGGAGAAGGTCCGCGCGGCGATCGACGCCGACCCGCGCGTCGGCGGCCGGCTCGCGCTGTGGGCCCGCCGGCTGATGGGCGAGGCGCTGTCCCAGGCCCAGCGCGTGGTGGCCGAGCGGGACGCGCTCTCCACGATGCTCGTCGGCGGGGTCGCGGACGGCTTCGACCTGGCGGAGGTCGGCCGGATGTTCTCCCGGATCACCGAGGCGCACACCAAGCGGATGGCGGCCCTGGGCCTCGCCGCCTGA
- a CDS encoding DUF3107 domain-containing protein, with the protein MEVKIGVQYAPREIVLESGQSAEEVERAVADALSGKATLLSLEDEKGRRVLVPSDKIAYVELGETAVRRVGFGTL; encoded by the coding sequence GTGGAGGTCAAGATCGGCGTGCAGTACGCACCCCGGGAGATCGTTCTGGAGAGCGGGCAGTCCGCCGAGGAAGTGGAGCGCGCCGTCGCCGACGCGCTGTCCGGCAAGGCGACGCTGCTCAGCCTGGAGGACGAGAAGGGCCGCCGGGTCCTGGTCCCGTCGGACAAGATCGCGTACGTGGAGCTCGGCGAGACCGCGGTGCGCCGGGTGGGCTTCGGCACGCTCTGA
- a CDS encoding TetR/AcrR family transcriptional regulator yields the protein MSAIEQTEAARPRGTRLPRRARRNQLLGAAQEVFVAQGYHSAAMDDIAERAGVSKPVLYQHFPGKLELYLALLDQHCESLLQAVRGALASTSDNKLRVAATMDAYFAYVEDEGGAFRLVFESDLTNEPAVRERVDRVSLQCAEAISEVIAEDTGLSTDESMLLAVGLGGVSQVVARYWLSSESPIPRDTAVSLLTSLAWRGIAGFPLHAVEGQLSAEGH from the coding sequence GTGAGCGCCATCGAGCAGACAGAGGCAGCACGCCCTCGCGGTACGCGGCTGCCGCGCCGTGCCCGGCGGAACCAGCTGCTCGGCGCGGCCCAGGAGGTCTTCGTCGCCCAGGGCTACCACTCCGCGGCCATGGACGACATCGCCGAGCGGGCCGGCGTCAGCAAGCCCGTGCTCTACCAGCACTTCCCCGGGAAGCTGGAGCTGTACCTGGCCCTGCTCGACCAGCACTGCGAGTCCCTGCTCCAGGCGGTCCGCGGCGCCCTCGCCTCCACCTCGGACAACAAGCTCCGGGTCGCGGCCACCATGGACGCCTACTTCGCCTACGTCGAGGACGAGGGCGGCGCCTTCCGGCTGGTCTTCGAGTCCGACCTCACCAACGAGCCCGCCGTCCGCGAGCGGGTGGACCGGGTGAGCCTCCAGTGCGCCGAGGCGATCTCCGAGGTCATCGCCGAGGACACCGGACTGTCCACGGACGAGTCGATGCTGCTCGCGGTGGGCCTCGGCGGGGTCTCCCAGGTCGTCGCCCGCTACTGGCTCTCCAGCGAGTCCCCGATCCCCCGCGACACGGCCGTCTCGCTGCTCACCTCGCTCGCCTGGCGCGGCATCGCGGGCTTCCCGCTGCACGCGGTCGAGGGCCAGCTGAGCGCCGAGGGGCACTGA
- a CDS encoding alpha/beta hydrolase, whose translation MSSTELPETRTADTAPPAPRPRAVRVADGEELRSVALPGLTLTVRSRPGDRSGLPPALYVHGLGGSSQNWSALMPLLADLVDGEAVDLPGFGDSPPPDDGNYSVTGHARAVIRLLDASGRGPVHLFGNSMGGAVATRVAAVRPDLVRTLTLVSPALPELRAQRTAWPTALLAVPGVAGLFARLSRDWTAEQRVRGVLSLCYGDPGRVTEEGLRHAVEEMERRLELPYFWDAMARSSRGIVDAYTLGGQHGLWRQAERVLAPTLLIYGGRDRLVSYRMARRAAAAFRSSRLLSLPDAGHVAMMEYPETVAAAARELIADHDARHDGS comes from the coding sequence ATGTCCTCGACCGAGCTGCCGGAAACCCGGACCGCCGACACCGCACCGCCGGCGCCGCGTCCGCGTGCGGTCCGGGTCGCCGACGGCGAGGAGCTCCGCTCCGTCGCGCTCCCCGGACTCACCCTCACCGTGCGCTCCCGGCCCGGCGACCGCTCCGGTCTGCCGCCCGCGCTGTACGTGCACGGCCTCGGCGGCTCCTCGCAGAACTGGTCCGCCCTGATGCCGCTGCTCGCCGACCTCGTCGACGGCGAGGCCGTCGACCTGCCCGGCTTCGGCGACTCCCCGCCGCCCGACGACGGCAACTACTCGGTCACCGGGCACGCCCGGGCCGTCATCCGGCTGCTCGACGCCTCCGGCCGCGGTCCCGTCCACCTCTTCGGCAACTCCATGGGCGGCGCCGTCGCCACCCGGGTCGCCGCCGTCCGGCCCGACCTGGTCCGCACCCTGACCCTCGTCTCGCCGGCCCTGCCCGAGCTGCGCGCCCAGCGCACCGCCTGGCCGACGGCGCTGCTCGCCGTGCCCGGCGTCGCCGGGCTCTTCGCCCGGCTCTCCCGCGACTGGACCGCCGAGCAGCGCGTCCGGGGCGTCCTGTCGCTCTGTTACGGGGACCCGGGCCGGGTCACCGAGGAGGGGCTGCGGCACGCCGTCGAGGAGATGGAGCGTCGGCTGGAACTCCCCTATTTCTGGGACGCCATGGCCAGGTCCTCGCGCGGGATCGTCGACGCCTATACGCTCGGCGGCCAGCACGGCCTGTGGCGGCAGGCGGAGCGGGTGCTCGCGCCGACCCTGCTGATCTACGGCGGTCGTGACCGGCTCGTCTCGTACCGGATGGCCCGCAGGGCCGCCGCGGCCTTCCGAAGCTCGCGGCTGCTGAGCCTGCCCGACGCCGGTCACGTGGCGATGATGGAGTACCCCGAGACGGTCGCCGCGGCCGCGCGGGAACTGATCGCGGACCACGACGCGCGGCACGACGGGAGCTGA
- a CDS encoding DUF3152 domain-containing protein, with amino-acid sequence MTGGTRPPAPVADTGRTPVVDGGAGTGRRRRAADGPDDRGTTRGHGTLHGHGTPAHGTPGQGGRPAPAYGTPAPGSPSVGTPAHGTPAYGTPGRGPQGHGAPPQGGPRHGTPAPGAPRQGTPAYGTPAHETPGYGAPAQGTPAHGTPRYGAPAPGAPRHGAPAPAHGTPAHGTPAHGTPAPLGGPHDTPAHGVPHTPAHGIPVRGGHPADEEAGRPAPERYGVAGGAAPVIPGPRRAAAAPPAGPDAPAGDEADAPGRGGKGRALTGIAAAAVTTCLAIVVAGQVADRQDDAPAVRAAQKPAERASEDSASRSDERPTPSSPVPVTRQPAPTYEQLMTRQFPIDPKLTGSGDFEAVPGLDKAPGAGQKYRYRVDVEKGLGLDARLFARAVQQTLNDKRSWAGQGAMTFERISSGEPDFVITLASPGTTGKWCAKSGLDTTVDNVSCDSASTERVMINAFRWAQGSETFGPKAMLAYRQMLINHEVGHRLGHNHVSCRTPGALAPVMQQQTKSLEIDGIPCRPNPWVYPGS; translated from the coding sequence GTGACGGGCGGGACGCGCCCGCCCGCGCCGGTGGCCGACACCGGCCGCACGCCGGTCGTGGACGGCGGCGCGGGCACGGGCCGGCGCCGCCGCGCCGCCGACGGCCCGGACGACCGCGGCACCACCCGCGGCCACGGCACCCTCCACGGCCACGGGACCCCGGCGCACGGGACCCCCGGCCAGGGCGGCCGGCCGGCTCCCGCGTACGGAACCCCGGCCCCCGGCTCCCCGTCGGTCGGGACTCCCGCCCACGGCACGCCCGCGTACGGCACCCCGGGTCGCGGCCCGCAGGGGCACGGCGCTCCCCCGCAGGGCGGCCCTCGCCACGGGACCCCCGCCCCGGGGGCTCCCCGCCAGGGCACTCCCGCGTACGGCACTCCCGCGCACGAGACCCCGGGTTACGGCGCCCCCGCGCAGGGGACTCCCGCGCACGGAACCCCGCGCTACGGCGCCCCCGCGCCAGGCGCTCCCCGCCACGGCGCCCCGGCGCCCGCTCACGGGACTCCGGCTCACGGCACCCCCGCCCACGGCACCCCCGCCCCGCTCGGCGGTCCGCACGACACGCCCGCGCACGGGGTTCCGCACACGCCCGCTCATGGCATTCCGGTGCGCGGGGGGCATCCCGCGGACGAGGAGGCCGGGCGGCCGGCGCCCGAGCGGTACGGGGTCGCCGGGGGCGCCGCGCCGGTGATCCCGGGGCCGCGCCGGGCCGCCGCCGCCCCGCCCGCGGGGCCGGACGCGCCCGCGGGCGACGAGGCCGACGCGCCCGGCAGGGGCGGCAAGGGCCGGGCCCTCACCGGGATCGCGGCCGCCGCGGTCACCACCTGCCTCGCGATCGTCGTCGCCGGGCAGGTCGCGGACCGGCAGGACGACGCCCCGGCGGTGCGCGCCGCGCAGAAGCCCGCCGAGCGCGCCTCGGAGGACTCCGCCTCCCGCTCCGACGAGCGGCCCACCCCGTCGAGCCCGGTCCCGGTCACCCGGCAACCGGCGCCCACGTACGAGCAGTTGATGACCCGCCAGTTCCCGATCGACCCGAAGCTCACCGGGTCCGGCGACTTCGAGGCGGTGCCCGGGCTCGACAAGGCGCCCGGCGCCGGGCAGAAGTACCGCTACCGGGTGGACGTCGAGAAGGGTCTCGGCCTCGACGCCAGGCTCTTCGCCCGGGCCGTCCAGCAGACGCTCAACGACAAGCGCAGCTGGGCCGGTCAGGGCGCCATGACCTTCGAGCGGATCTCCAGCGGCGAGCCCGACTTCGTCATCACCCTCGCGAGCCCCGGCACCACCGGCAAGTGGTGCGCCAAGTCCGGTCTCGACACCACCGTCGACAACGTCTCCTGCGACTCCGCCTCCACCGAGCGCGTGATGATCAACGCCTTCCGATGGGCGCAGGGTTCGGAGACCTTCGGCCCGAAGGCGATGCTCGCGTACCGCCAGATGCTCATCAACCACGAGGTCGGACACCGGCTCGGCCACAACCACGTGTCGTGCCGCACGCCGGGCGCCCTGGCGCCGGTGATGCAGCAGCAGACCAAGTCCCTGGAGATCGACGGCATCCCCTGCCGCCCCAACCCCTGGGTGTATCCCGGCAGTTGA